Proteins from one Triticum aestivum cultivar Chinese Spring chromosome 7A, IWGSC CS RefSeq v2.1, whole genome shotgun sequence genomic window:
- the LOC123150683 gene encoding protein SUPPRESSOR OF GENE SILENCING 3 homolog — protein sequence MSGGRCGGGPPGNGNNPGPGGGWETIENKKKSGQTSGRGQWAPRTSSSNAPPATARQAWNGNGSSRPSGNNWAQPCGRGPAARGNPRASSQARSTEPGLQAPNPPLLNGWQWASRPRPSRPESNNDDVASSCFDPEMDDPQVEDSSDDDDLNDDDGDMSDDYDSDASEKSFETRKTNKWFKSFFQETDTLSVDQIHERQSHCPACQNGPGAIAWFKGLESLVRHARTMGSRRVKLHRELAALLEEEMSRRGSSVVQPGEHFGKWNGLAESTDRQIVWPPMVIVMNTRLEKGEDDKWLGMGNQELLGYFSDYAVTKARHAYGPLGHRGMSVLIFESSAVGYMEAERLHRLFVHQGTDRDTWNKRRVPFLPGGKRQLYGFLALKEDMEDFNKHHPGKNRLKYEMRSHNEMVVAQLKQMSEDSQERNYLKNKVVKTKQHSKAVEESLGFVAQKHRESIQENIFVRRKAKEKHDEYEEEMKSQDQFFHDQIESMRRAMEEKEREFERLLQEERAKARQCHVDDSGTTENRRLRKEQVQRFIDCQVKDVQEFEAERDELIKAHEEKKVQLKKEYMTKEMELEEEFDAALTGLMEKHRPGTFQAPNGS from the exons GTCCAGGGGGTGGTTGGGAGACTATTGAGAATAAGAAGAAATCAGGGCAGACATCTGGGAGGGGACAATGGGCGCCACGGACTTCATCCTCCAATGCTCCACCCGCTACAGCACGGCAAGCTTGGAATGGCAATGGGTCTTCGCGTCCTTCAGGAAATAATTGGGCTCAACCTTGTGGTCGTGGGCCTGCTGCCAGAGGCAATCCCAGGGCATCATCACAAGCAAGGTCTACAGAACCAGGATTGCAAGCGCCAAACCCACCTCTGCTAAATGGTTGGCAGTGGGCATCAAGGCCTCGCCCATCTCGTCCTGAAAGCAACAACGATGATGTTGCTTCCTCTTGTTTCGACCCTGAGATGGATGATCCTCAAGTCGAGGACTCGTCAGATGATGATGATCttaatgatgatgatggtgacatgAGCGATGACTATGATTCCGATGCATCGGAGAAAAGTTTCGAAACCCGAAAAACAAACAAGTGGTTCAAAAGTTTTTTTCAGGAGACCGATACCTTAAGTGTGGATCAGATACATGAGCGACAGTCGCATTGTCCGGCATGCCAAAATGGACCAGGAGCAATTGCCTGGTTCAAAGGGCTGGAATCTTTGGTCAGACATGCTAGAACAATGGGTTCTAGGAGGGTTAAGCTCCACAGGGAATTGGCTGCATTGCTGGAAGAGGAGATGTCTCGCAGGGGATCTTCTGTGGTACAGCCCGGCGAGCACTTTGGGAAATGGAACGGATTGGCAGAAAGCACCGACCGGCAGATAGTATGGCCACCAATGGTGATTGTGATGAACACAAGACTGGAAAAGGGTGAAGATGATAAG TGGTTAGGCATGGGCAACCAAGAGCTGCTCGGATATTTCAGTGATTATGCTGTGACCAAAGCACGCCATGCATACGGTCCTCTTGGGCACCGTGGCATGAGTGTGCTAATATTTGAAAGCTCTGCCGTGGGCTATATGGAGGCAGAACGTCTGCATAGGCTCTTTGTTCATCAAGGAACAGACAGGGACACATGGAACAAACGCAGGGTTCCTTTCTTGCCTGGTGGCAAAAGACAATTATATGGTTTCCTAGCCTTAAAGGAAGACATGGAGGATTTCAATAAGCACCACCCAG GGAAAAACCGCCTGAAATATGAGATGAGATCTCATAATGAGATGGTAGTGGCCCAGCTGAAACAAATGAGTGAAGATAGTCAAGAACGGAATTATCTCAAGAACAAGGTGGTTAAGACAAAGCAACACTCTAAAGCTGTAGAAGAAAGCCTGGGTTTTGTTGCCCAGAAACATCGAGAGTCTATACAAGAGAATATATTTGTCAGGCGTAAAGCCAAGGAAAAACACGATGAGTATGAGGAGGAG ATGAAATCCCAGGATCAATTCTTCCATGATCAGATAGAAAGCATGCGCAGGGCCATGGAGGAAAAGGAACGTGAGTTTGAGAGGTTGCTGCAGGAGGAGCGTGCCAAGGCTAGACAGTGTCATGTGGACGATTCTGGGACCACCGAAAATCGCAGGCTAAG GAAGGAACAGGTACAACGGTTCATCGACTGCCAGGTTAAGGACGTGCAGGAGTTCGAGGCTGAAAGAGACGAACTGATAAAAGCACACGAGGAGAAGAAGGTGCAGCTCAAGAAAGAGTACATGACAAAGGAGATGGAGCTCGAGGAGGAGTTTGATGCCGCTCTTACCGGTCTGATGGAGAAACACAGGCCCGGCACCTTCCAGGCCCCCAATGGCTCTTGA
- the LOC123149597 gene encoding probable inactive DNA (cytosine-5)-methyltransferase DRM3 produces the protein MSFSKQEVDLAASELGEGASIDQLVDWIVSAQEATTEGNAEFLPAQMDKPHSLLQMGFTQQEVSFAIEAFGQEAEVEELADAILARRIANNIEQKQETAELQPEVMDTPLSLLKMGFSKEEVSSVIAIFGEEATVEELADSIFARRFSNTTEQKKVKIESEFPNETETGYSTSRLRFYDDDDDDANIRRKKAKHAFGDDRRASSSQNVNQSSRTPWLSRCSGSIANGSLKDECLERTSSPGRNIHGDLFKPPFFLYASLVDISKDTWNQLSSFLFNVQPEYLNSQSFSALMRKEGYIHNLPTERRHAAIPRSPMTIRDALPLIRRFWPSWDTRKQIDGVALGVVGTEQICEKVEKAVKDSRGNLSEVKQAQIIHQCKMANLIWTGQDKLGPLQPHQMEVILGYPASHTDLPGIDPQDKVASMRFALQTDTIAYLLSVLKDRYPDGLRVISIYSAIGGAEVALHRLGIPLRCVVSVEESVVNRRVLKMWWRKTQQNGKLRQLDRIQKLDTKEFEDLMKEFGGFDLIVGGNYDVYRGTAMTVGTTMGMDSNRFFEYVRVVQMVRRMQKVV, from the exons ATGAGCTTCTCAAAGCAAGAGGTCGATTTGGCAGCCAGTGAGTTAG GTGAGGGAGCATCAATTGATCAACTCGTGGATTGGATTGTGAGTGCTCAAGAAGCTACAACTGAG GGAAATGCTGAATTTCTGCCTGCGCAAATGGATAAACCGCATTCTTTGCTCCAGATGGGGTTTACTCAACAAGAAGTATCGTTTGCTATTGAAGCTTTTG GTCAAGAAGCTGAAGTTGAGGAGCTTGCTGACGCAATTTTGGCAAGACGCATTGCGAATAACATTGAGCAGAAACAA GAAACTGCTGAATTGCAGCCTGAGGTAATGGATACACCACTTTCTTTGCTCAAGATGGGTTTCAGTAAAGAAGAGGTCTCATCTGTGATTGCTATTTTTG GCGAGGAAGCAACAGTCGAGGAGTTGGCTGACTCGATATTCGCAAGACGCTTCTCAAATACCACTGAGCAGAAAAAG GTGAAGATAGAGTCTGAATTTCCGAACGAGACAGAAACTGGGTATTCAACATCGAGATTGAGGTtctatgatgatgacgatgatgatgccaaCATCAGACGTAAAAAGGCCAAGCATGCATTTGGAGATGACAGAAGGGCATCAAGCAGTCAGAATGTTAATCAATCTAGCCGCACTCCATGGTTAAGTCGTTGTTCTGGGTCAATTGCTAATGGTTCTCTGAAGGATGAATGTCTTGAAAGGACGTCAAGCCCTGGTAGAAACATCCACGGTGACCTTTTCAAACCTCCCTTCTTCCTCTATGCAAGTCTTGTTGACATCAGCAAAGACACGTGGAATCAGCTCTCGAGTTTCCTATTCAACGTGCAACCGGAGTATCTAAACAGTCAATCATTCTCGGCTCTGATGCGGAAGGAGGGTTATATTCATAACCTTCCAACGGAGAGAAGGCATGCTGCGATTCCAAGGTCACCAATGACGATCAGAGATGCATTGCCTCTGATAAGACGGTTCTGGCCCTCATGGGACACCAGAAAGCAGATCGATGGTGTTGCTTTAGGTGTGGTGGGAACTGAACAGATTTGTGAGAAGGTGGAGAAGGCGGTGAAAGATTCGCGAGGAAATCTTTCAGAAGTGAAGCAAGCGCAGATCATTCATCAATGCAAGATGGCGAATCTCATCTGGACTGGTCAAGACAAGTTAGGCCCTCTGCAGCCACACCAGATGGAAGTGATTCTAGGCTATCCAGCTAGCCATACGGATCTGCCGGGCATAGACCCACAAGACAAGGTTGCTTCCATGAGGTTTGCCTTGCAAACTGATACCATAGCATACCTTTTGTCGGTCCTAAAGGACCGGTATCCTGATGGGCTGAGAGTGATCTCTATCTACAGTGCAATCGGGGGTGCAGAAGTCGCTCTACACCGTCTTGGAATTCCGCTGAGGTGCGTGGTGTCCGTAGAGGAGTCTGTGGTGAACCGTAGAGTTCTAAAGATGTGGTGGAGAAAAACCCAGCAGAATGGAAAGCTAAGACAACTTGATAGGATCCAGAAGCTAGATACCAAGGAGTTTGAGGACCTGATGAAAGAGTTTGGTGGGTTTGACCTCATTGTTGGTGGGAACTACGATGTTTACAGAGGCACAGCGATGACGGTGGGCACAACCATGGGAATGGACAGCAATCGATTTTTTGAGTATGTCCGGGTTGTCCAGATGGTGAGACGGATGCAAAAAGTTGTCTGA